The proteins below come from a single Sander lucioperca isolate FBNREF2018 chromosome 20, SLUC_FBN_1.2, whole genome shotgun sequence genomic window:
- the cdpf1 gene encoding cysteine-rich DPF motif domain-containing protein 1: MEKTTSETRQKTFTCQLCGLSSPFTYVGQKPPNTRAIVLLEECFVTQDPFSPDKEKFLVLGSTCSVCSMCVCVGSDCSLFYTKRFCMQCVSKHLDQFPRQIQAELAKKKQSSKAAVS; this comes from the exons atggagaaaaCTACGAGCGAGACCCgtcaaaaaacatttacatgcCAGTTGTGTGGTTTAAGCAGTCCCTTTACTTACGTCGGCCAGAAACCACCAAACACCAGAGCCATTGT GTTGCTTGAGGAGTGTTTTGTGACTCAGGACCCCTTTAGTCCGGACAAGGAAAAGTTCCTTGTTTTAGGCTCTACCTGCAGCGTGTGcagcatgtgtgtctgtgttggatCG GACTGCAGCCTTTTCTACACCAAGAGGTTTTGCATGCAGTGTGTGAGCAAGCACTTGGACCAGTTCCCCCGTCAAATTCAGGCCGAGCTGGCCAAGAAGAAGCAGAGCTCCAAGGCTGCCGTCTCGTGA